In Larimichthys crocea isolate SSNF chromosome VII, L_crocea_2.0, whole genome shotgun sequence, the genomic stretch TACAGTAGATTTTTCTGTGGCGACAGCCTCTGCATAATTCTCCCTCCTCCGCACTCTGCTACCTCACTCCTGCCCTGCCTGGGGTATAAATAACCATGTGGATGGAGCAAATCTCAGCAAAGCCCGGCGCTGTGGTACATCAGCACTTTGGAGAGTGCCAGGGATTATTTGGTGTCTCTTATCGTCCTCATCGCTGCGTTGATGTGACTGCTGCTGTCTTATAACGTGGTCAGTAGGTTGCCGCAGCAACAGAGTTTGTACTTATCTCAGCTGATGGTATATATGTTATCTGTCTCCATGAATTAATGCATCGGCCGTGCATCtcactgaagcagaaaatgtcCTCTGTGTAGTTCACATCTTCAGTTTTAGCAAGATGTCACTGATACCACATGCCAGGTCAGTGCTCTCATAGATTGTTTAAAATCAATCTTTCTTTAATTCAACATTGCGTACATTAAAGCTGCATCCTGCAAagttttggccacttggggagCACAACATGCCGTAATCGCACCGTTCTGCATAAGGAGTGCTTTTCCTTGAAACAAGCACGACAAGAGACGTGAGAGCGAACCAAAAACCGTTGTAGAGCCATTAGACCAAAACAATGCATtgaaaaatgctaaaatgcccTGAAAAGTTGAAGTTTTTTCTAATTTTAGTGTCAAACATGGACTTTACTGCACCTTCTACTGCATTCAGGTCAACTTAACGCTGATATATCCTTTACTACTGATTGATTCAAGCTAAATGAACCCCggaacaaacaggaaatggctaccataaatgaataaagtggaaaacaaacagcatttttgTCTAATTTACAGATTTGTACCATGTATGTATACAGAGAACTGTATACAGGGTTGGAGGCAAGGCTCCATTCATTCTTATAGAAGCTGCTCAATGGTGCCTGGAGCCAATAAAGTTACATTTCCAGGCGGAAAACTACCCGGATCTTCTGCATTGTGTGGCCGCATTAGAGACATCCATTAGTCAGGTTTCTAACTTCCGGTTAAGATGTCTGCTAAACTGAATCAGGATAAAAGTATTTAACCATGTGGCTCTCCTAGCCTTTCCAAATGTTATCAGACCGAGTCATTTCACAGGAGGTTGTGATGGTCATCCACCATCGTAGGAGCCACTTGTGTGTAAGTTTTGATTTAACCACTAAGAGTATTGTATCTTTGTGTTTACTAATTACAAATAGGAACCAAATGATCTATTAATTTGCAAGATTAGTAAAGGTTAGTAGGTGACAGGGGCCACACAGTTCTCACTGTACAACGAGacaagaaatgtaaatgtaaaaaacaattaGATAAATGGGAGCATCACCCAAAGGGAGAACACATCATCGATTAAGAGACTCGAGTTTGGACAGTCACTATCGCCATTTTACAGCCACTTCCTTTACAATGTCAGCTCAGTATTTTTAGGACATTCACGCGATGGACGCCATTACTGTCTTGACACGGTTTGGCCACTATGTCAAACTGGCGTGACAGCCCGGCGCTCGTCCTTACGGtttgattttttaaactttttttctgattacCATATCACATTTGTCTCTCAAAAGAGCTTGCAGGGGtgcccaaactgttccacaaagggccggtgtggctgcaggttttccttccaaccaaacagcagcacaccaggcttgactcatttaatcaactgatctcagtcttcagagagttgattggtcaaactgtgtgctcttggttggaaaggaaaaggaaggaaaatctgcagccacaccggccttttgtggaacagtttgggcaCCCCTGGCTTAGAGCTATTctcattatcaattaatctgccGATCAGTTTTTGGTCAAGTTGTTGTCTTGAAAAACCTCGATCAGCAGTTCAAAACCCAAATATCATCAATTTATCAGGTGTCTCTTTGTGTCAAGTCAGACAAAAGCCGTCCAGCGATGTACAACACAGACTAACAGAGTGGCAGATACTGAGTTATTATGTTGTGTTGATGCTGTTCACACCGTGGCTCTGATGTTCTCTGACCACCTCCGGATGTGGTCTGATGGTGACACACTCTTTCCAGAGTCTGGATCTGTTGCTGTCTCGTCACCAACGGCGACCAGGTTTAATCAACTGCACCACAGTGTGATCATAGCAGCCATTTCAGAGGCAAAGTGCAGGTTGATTGGCAACCGAGAGCGAGCTAGACAAACTGTGTCTGCACgggggaggaaggagagtgTTGTTTTTAGCCTTTGATTGGAAAGAGAAGCAGGACCACGCTGAGGTGGCAAAGCGCTGGTCGATAGTAGGAAAGGGTGTAGATGTGAGAGGTGAATTTCCTTTACACAGGTATTTGTATTCATACTGGATGCCTACTCTTCTATTTTTAATGCAAAtctttgacaataaaaacagaaaaatgcaacCTGTTTCATAAAGGTAGAGAATATTTGGGAGGGACAAATAAAAGATTTGGCAGCTGACAGTGTATACGTGATGCtacctgtaggtttctgaagacaAGCTGTAcctgccaccatgttggtagtccaGCTTCTTGGTGAGGCCATGCTGTTTaatctttaaagtctgtgtaaaggcaattctggtatttctttcaaaatacattaaatatgttggaaaatagttccTGAAGatatttgaatgatttattactgaatgtggagttagaggttaaaaccgtttcagtccaggattttgtgggcggtcctttaaagggtggctcgatgacacgctgaggccaccctgagcataccactgcaccctgagcagagagatggagatgaattcatctcgctcagagtgcTGCAAAGTtactcatgtcattttctgaactcatcttcaaaatggctgcttgactgttCCCACAAGTGGGCGTGGCTTTaacacattcagtggacacacTTAGTGGAGTTGAGAATACTGCTCaattttacctgattttaacacctaatttcataaatgtgtctatttttaatcattcagatttggctgggtggttaacaactctatttttaatcattcagatttggctgggtggttaacaACACTTACtactttggtctgacaaacccagaacacacatttattttttccttgCACTgactttaagcctcaatatcatttgaacaggcgaagttgaacattttaacatggggagaCTGACTcagtggacgtttaaggaactgcagtttttggcacttctgcataggcttcacttcaccgTCACGGAGGTTGccgtctgttttttgtttttttcaggacCTATTAAAACTAAGCTGCGTCTGTTTGCAACTGTTCATCGCCATTTGAaccaaaaatgttctttttctttgttttcagggaACCAAATTATCCAGTAATTCATaagaaaactggaaaaatcATGATAATTATCCAGTAATTCATaagaaaactggaaaaatcATGATTTTGTGTAGCAGATTTTGTTCTGGTTCCTATCCTGTTAAATAATGCACAAACCCTTGTTGTGTAGGGCGAGGCTGTTCAGATTTGTCACTGGATCACCACGATTGTTTTGTATTATCAATCATGCAGATGTCTATAAATCCACGTGTTTTTGATTACAATGTAATAAATAAGAAGTCTCTGCAGACTCTTCGCAGGTGACCGCAGGTggattgttgttttgtttttctttctgcaggttGAATTCCAGTTTAAAGCAGTTGACCCGTGTGTCTTGTTAACCAGACTGTAGCAAAAAAtgaaaggggaggaaaaaagaccTGCTGGCCAGATTGGTGCACATGGTGAGGATGACGCACGACAAGTGCAACAGTGTGTGCAGTAGCGCCCGGAGCTGTGGGCTCTCTGCTGATAACTTAAGTATTAACGCAGGAGGCCATTTCCATCATATACAGTGCAGCCAGAAATGTCACATCATGGCTCCTGTAACGTCTTCACGAAGCTGTGTCGTCGTGCATCTTCATGCCACAGCTCATAAACGCAAGATAATtttgaaaaaaggaaattaGATTTTGAAACTTCAGCGCTTTAAATGTGTTATCAGGTTTGGTATGATCGTGGCGTGTATGATTACTTTCCGcactgcctgttttttttttgcgcaaTCTAAAACGACATTAACGGCAGAAATAGCCAGAGAGACGAGAGATGTAATCTGTATGTGAGGGCTGTGGATGGATGAACATGAGATGAGGTGAGTGTATGCCTCCAGGGGGGTCTGTGCTCACATGGCAGAGGGAGGCACGTCTCGGTGTGCAGCACACGGAGGCCATTTGACCTGAATGTAGAGAAAGGCACAGTAGAGACGCACTGAAACAGTTCTGTCGGTGGATTCATCAAGTCGTTTTTGGTGTAATTGTAGTGAAGACTGTGGATCAGTGGGTCACAGCCTCTCAGCAGCATGCTTTTGAATTAGTCAGCCATTGTGACTGAtctttaattgttttgtgtgtctgtctcaggCGGCAGAATAACATTTCCTGCAAACAAACGGCTCAGCACAAGGCTGCCCAAACAAAAAGGGATTGTAGCTCTTTTTTTGGAGTCTTTGCAAACAGCGGCGATGTTACTCGtccttgtgtttgtgattgtttgtcggtgaaacagaaaaatgtagaatctgtttgtgtgtttcaggagctGCTCCCGCTGCACTACTATGACTCTGAGCTCCtgaagatttaaaacaaaaaaacatcaaatttctTCGTCCTTTTTCAAGCCCACTTGATTCCTCGATGGGTTCCCGCAGCCAAGGcttcttccaccaccaccatcaccatcaccaccaccgtAGCTCGATGGTGCCCACTGCAGTGCCGAGGCTGCTGCCTGAGAACGGCAGCCTGCTCGGGGGAATCGCACAAATCACCCCGAACCTGTTCCTCAGCAGAGGGAACGTGGCATCAAACCGCAGCCTGCTGCTGTCCAAAGGCATCACCTGTGTGGTCAACGCCACCATCGAGCTCCCCAACTTCAACTGGCCTCACATGGAGTACGTAAAGGTCCCTCTGGCGGACATGCCCCACTCCCCCATCTCCTTGTACTTCGACAGCGTGGCTGATAAGATCCACAGCGTTGGACGAAAACGAGGAGCGGTGTTGGTGCACTGCGCAGCAGGCGTGAGCCGCTCAGCCTCTCTGTGCCTGGCGTACCTCATGAAGTATCACCGTGTGTCTCTGGCCGAGGCCCACGCCTGGGTCAAAGCCCGCCGCCCCGTCATCAGGCCAAACGGCGGCTTCTGGCGCCAGCTAATCGAGTACGAAAGGAAGCTGTTTGGTAGGAACTCTGTTAAGATGGTGCAGACGCCCTACGGGGTCATACCTGATGTTTACGAGAGGGACCGCAGGAGCCTGGCTCCGTACTGGGGCCTGTGAGAGAGGCTTTGCCAACCGTCCACAGTGAGGGATCGAGGAGGAAACGAAGATGAGCCCTCTTGCCCTCCTGGACTGCAGGTTCATGTGTGTCCGGGACAGGCAAAGTGAGACGAGTTTTGAGTGTACATCTGTGTGAAGCTTATTTAATGAATACTGGTGTGTTTGGACAGAGGGGAGTCGAACCAAACGCTGGTTGTTGAGGGTGCTGCCGCCCTTCATCCAACCAGCTGCCTCCATTTAGCCTTTTGAGTGGGAGCAAGGCGACTTCAAGCCCAGAATCCTTCAGACCAAAGGATCGATTTCGGACCACAATGATGTCAGACACCTGTACAAGATGAAACGCTCAGAGTGTGGAAAGTCGGTGCTGTCTATCTCCTGGTCTGTCTTTCCAGCTCCAGCAGAGGACGAGCGCTCTGTGAAGGCTGagactctgcagctctgacagcGATGTGTCCTTTTCCTGACGTGATGTCATGTGGTGGTATTGTGCCAGTTTTGCAGTAGTCTTTAGTGTGAAGGGCAGCAGCATGCTCTCAATTTATGGTAGCATTTAAGATAAGTGTAcaggaacaacaaaaaaatatctagACTAATTATTTTACTGGGATGTGCTGATAGtgagcaaaaaacaacaacaacaaaaaaaaaacgattatGGCACACTTGAACATTTAAAGATGTTAGTATATCTACCTTTTTTAAGGTGAGTGTAAGCTAAAAGTCAAGGTTTAGGGAAAGTTCCTGTGTACCACAGGGTTGACTGTTCCATCCCGTGACCACACTATGTTATTGTAGTGCTATTTGatgctgtatttaaaaaaagaaaagaaaagaaaaaagaaagaaatctgcCACCTCAAGGGAACTGGTAGCTCTATGATAGATGCTTGGAAGAATATTTTCTAACCCACTGTTTCTGCCTTGTGTCCATATCCGGCTACGGTTACGATCAAAGatcaggagagaaaacaacattttatttctcagagTGAATCAGATTACTTTTGTGGTTTGGTGCTCTTCTAAAGAGCGACGTCACGCAAGCTGAAAGTCTGATTTCTGCTGTCGTCTGCTGGTTCAAATTGTAACATTTTCAAGTACTCTTTAGCAAAGATAGTTTTAGGGGTgagataaaaaaatgaatactgCAATAAATCACAATACACACAATTTCAAGTCTTCAATATGCAGCGAATATCTTATTTTAGTGGTATATTTTCCCCTTAAAGGTGcactgtggagttttttttttagtaaacaCTCGCCAAGAACACACTGTGTGCATCCTTAAAGGTCTAACGTCTACTGAGATTGACAGCCAAGGATGTTGCTGCTTGTTTAGGTCCAgtcgtcttctttttcttcaccgTTTTTCTGGTGATGTTTCTTTGCATATTACTGCCACCTATAGATACAGTGAAACCTTGCCCATACATTTGCATGTGTAAAAACTCCACAGGTTACCTTTTTAAAGCGGCATTACGTAGAAATGGTTTCGGGATTTATGTCACcatcataaatatggacagttatgtatttgttatcataatatttatgatttttttttaaaactagtcgacaactttgctaataATCAAACATGAAGCAAGACatagacatagcagccagctaagtGAGTTACTAGTCCAAGAGTATGAAGACTGGACTAAGTCAGTCCTAGATTACAGCTTCTTGCTCaatctccataaaatatgatccagtttcaccaaaatcagttcGTAAACTTGTTGATTTCTATGTAAACCTGCGCAGCAGCACATTGACATGCATTTCAATGCGTGGGGATTCACAACTGTTTTGATTTACAGCTACTGACATTAGAGAAACTGCAATCTGCTTCCTAGATATCGGCACTTTGGAGGCTATCGTACAACAACTTCCTCTGTCTGTTCAGCCATGTATGTAGCACAGGAGACGTCAGATAATGCAGATGACTTGTGTAAGCGACCTCAGTGTTTAATTCAGCATAAAAAGTAATATTAAGTAAATAATATAAGGATatttacagaaatataaaacagataaagtgtAATTATACCCATGTCACCTTTATCATGAGTGTATCGTGTTGCGTGTTGTGATTTCTTGACTCTCACCCCTACACTATAGTGCAGTATAATATCACTGTTGGGTGTGTGCAGATATCTAACAGACgacacacagcagtgatgtTGGATGTGGTCACAAGTGCAACAGAGTTAACATTTGAAACCCTCAGAGATCAACAATGCCATAACAGATTAAGTGTgatattacaataataataaaaaaaaaagaaaaaaaagttcagggGTAAACAATTGTTAGCAGGAGAAAGATGCATAATCTGTAATCTGACTTCAAATAATTTCATTCCCCCAAGACagatatattaaaataattaaagaaaaaaacagctcatgTCACTGTTTGTGCTCAAATCTAATAGAAAAATACACCATCACCATCTCAGATGTTTCCACATGAACAAGCTGCAGCATCTTCTCCTCCGAAGGCCTCTTGATGTTCATTCTCCACAGACGTTTCGCCCCCAAGAGATGTTTTCAGATGTCAAATACATGttctgtcattcattttcatttgctgCTGCTACGGAGCAGTAAGCAGATATTGATGAGCACTATTTGTCTTGTGCTCACACTTCTGAGGGACCTCCCGAGTGGTATGACCACCGGAGATGTGCGAGTGACGGGTCCAAATTATACACTACGCACActattttcttaaaattcatctttttcttctcctgcccCCTCCCTTCCATCTCTGCTGCGTTAATGTGAGTACATTCACGAGGTTTCCGGGGCATAGTCAAGCGCTAAAAGTAAACGCATCCTTCACCAGCAGAAGGATATGATCATCTATCATTAAAGCAGTAAGCAGAGCCATTTGCATCATCCTGGGCATCAGAGGCAGTCCGGGATCCAGCAGTGCAGGCCATGCAGAATGAACAGCGCTGATGAAGTTTGAG encodes the following:
- the dusp14 gene encoding dual specificity protein phosphatase 14; amino-acid sequence: MGSRSQGFFHHHHHHHHHRSSMVPTAVPRLLPENGSLLGGIAQITPNLFLSRGNVASNRSLLLSKGITCVVNATIELPNFNWPHMEYVKVPLADMPHSPISLYFDSVADKIHSVGRKRGAVLVHCAAGVSRSASLCLAYLMKYHRVSLAEAHAWVKARRPVIRPNGGFWRQLIEYERKLFGRNSVKMVQTPYGVIPDVYERDRRSLAPYWGL